The proteins below come from a single Larimichthys crocea isolate SSNF chromosome II, L_crocea_2.0, whole genome shotgun sequence genomic window:
- the LOC104931437 gene encoding la-related protein 6 gives MSNPIGNDAQSVQDEEDREGELLCLKIKAQLEDLFSSSHLAEDGFLLKHVQKNKQGYVSLKLLTCLKKIKVLTTDWYMTLAGAAYSEILEVSDDCTKVKRKETLPEWLLCSPTSKFLLVWNISVEWWKNEGGPEHPSLYERILQKFSAHGNVTSLWILHPGEELPKELKCYAKRHNKLGQDLCAVVKFDKLEAVRKVYSALKAEEEKSNGEGMRVVPLGFFPVHHITRDKSSEENSEDQPAKSWKNPLETSEDSFQDESSSPVKVPNESPDTYQPRESLDNSIQRTSEQISTSCYGQSFFGLHQRYSRTGWSSVVSDKDDARIPWVLRRKFAASALNPKVSGHPYAPCSMQRVLRQPFGPDGTKGFQGRRKPL, from the exons ATGAGTAATCCAATTGG AAATGATGCACAATCTGTCCAAGATGAAGAAGACCGTGAAGGTGAGTTGCTCTGCTTGAAGATTAAAGCCCAGTTGGAGGATTTGTTCTCCAGCAGCCACCTGGCAGAGGACGGCTTCCTGCTGAAACATGTGCAGAAGAACAAACAGGGCTACGTCAGCCTCAAGCTCCTCACTTGTTTGAAAAAG ATAAAGGTCCTGACCACAGACTGGTACATGACTCTGGCAGGAGCAGCGTACTCAGAAATTCTCGAGGTGAGTGATGACTGCACCAaagtgaagaggaaagagacGCTCCCCGAGTGGCTGCTGTGTTCCCCCACCAGCAAGTTCCTCCTCGTCTGGAACATTTCTGTGGAGTGGTGGAAAAACGAAGGAGGCCCCGAGCACCCATCACTGTACGAGAGGATCCTCCAGAAGTTCAGCGCCCACGGCAACGTTACCTCACTCTGGATCCTACATCCTGGCGAAGAGCTTCCCAAGGAGCTGAAGTGCTATGCCAAGCGTCACAATAAGCTCGGGCAAGACTTGTGTGCGGTGGTGAAGTTTGATAAATTGGAGGCGGTTCGTAAGGTCTACAGCGCCctgaaagcagaggaggagaagtctAACGGTGAGGGAATGCGTGTGGTACCTTTAGGATTTTTCCCAGTGCACCACATCACTAGGGACAAATCATCAGAGGAAAACAGCGAGGACCAACCTGCAAAGTCCTGGAAAAATCCACTTGAAACCTCAGAGGATTCTTTCCAGGACGAATCCTCTTCGCCAGTTAAAGTTCCTAACGAGTCTCCAGACACATATCAGCCTCGGGAGTCCTTGGATAACTCCATACAAAGAACCTCTGAGCAGATCTCCACCAGCTGCTACGGCCAGTCTTTCTTTGGGTTGCATCAGAGGTACAGTAGGACCGGCTGGAGCTCTGTGGTCAGTGATAAAGACGACGCTCGGATCCCCTGGGTGCTCAGGCGTAAATTTGCAGCCAGTGCACTAAACCCCAAGGTGTCTGGGCACCCGTACGCACCCTGCTCGATGCAAAGAGTGCTGCGTCAGCCGTTCGGCCCTGATGGCACCAAGGGCTTTCAGGGCAGGAGGAAGCCGCTGTAG